The Streptomyces luteogriseus genome includes a window with the following:
- a CDS encoding Na+/H+ antiporter: MDVMPLLLLVAGSAAIAAAARRTPVPAPLLLVAVALAVSYVPGVPEYTLDPHVVLPLILPPLLHTAATDSSYLDLRAQLRPVAMLSVGYVLFATFVVGWALYVIVPGMPLTAALVFGAVVAPPDAVAATAVARRVGLPSRITTILQGESLLNDATAITAYRVALAAAVGEGATWAGGIGEFLLAAIGGVVVGLLLMAPIHWLRTHVKEALPQNTLSLLIPFVAYAVAEQVHASGVLAVVVVALYLGHRAWEVDFATRLQEEAVWKMVAFVLESAVFALIGLQLPVVLRGLGEYEGVDAAWYAVAVFLVVVATRFIWVYPATFLPRLLSARVREREQNPTWKGPFVIAWAGMRGVVSLAIAFSIPLTMHDGEEPFPQRNLILFLTFTTVIGTLVVQGLTLPPLIRLLKFPGRDAQTETLAEANAQAQASRAAERRLDELLADERNALPAPLADRLRIVLERRRNAVWERLGQANPVTGESVDDTYRRLSREMISAEREVFVKLRDGRYIDDEMLRTLLRRLDLEEAAAFREAA, from the coding sequence ATGGACGTGATGCCACTGCTGCTGCTCGTGGCGGGCAGCGCCGCGATCGCCGCAGCCGCGCGGCGTACCCCGGTGCCGGCGCCGCTGCTGCTGGTGGCCGTGGCACTGGCGGTCAGCTACGTCCCGGGGGTGCCCGAGTACACGCTCGACCCGCACGTCGTTCTGCCGCTCATCCTGCCCCCGCTGCTCCACACGGCTGCCACGGACAGCTCCTACCTCGACCTGCGGGCGCAGCTGCGGCCGGTCGCGATGCTGTCGGTCGGGTACGTGCTGTTCGCGACCTTCGTCGTCGGCTGGGCCCTGTACGTGATCGTGCCGGGCATGCCGCTGACCGCGGCACTGGTCTTCGGGGCTGTGGTGGCGCCACCGGACGCGGTCGCGGCGACGGCGGTGGCCCGCCGGGTCGGACTGCCGTCGCGGATCACCACGATCCTGCAGGGTGAGTCCCTGCTGAACGACGCGACCGCGATCACTGCCTACCGGGTGGCCCTGGCCGCCGCCGTCGGCGAGGGCGCGACCTGGGCCGGGGGCATCGGTGAGTTCCTGCTCGCGGCGATCGGCGGCGTCGTCGTGGGCCTGCTGCTGATGGCCCCGATCCACTGGCTGCGCACGCACGTGAAGGAGGCGCTGCCGCAGAACACGCTCTCCCTGCTGATCCCGTTCGTCGCGTACGCCGTCGCCGAGCAGGTGCACGCCTCCGGTGTCCTCGCTGTGGTGGTCGTCGCGCTCTACCTGGGGCACCGCGCGTGGGAGGTCGATTTCGCGACCCGCCTGCAGGAGGAGGCGGTCTGGAAGATGGTCGCCTTCGTCCTGGAGTCGGCGGTGTTCGCGCTGATCGGACTACAGCTGCCGGTGGTCCTCAGAGGCCTCGGGGAGTACGAGGGCGTCGATGCCGCCTGGTACGCGGTCGCCGTCTTCCTGGTCGTCGTCGCGACCCGGTTCATCTGGGTCTATCCGGCCACCTTCCTGCCGCGGCTGCTGTCCGCCCGGGTGCGGGAACGGGAGCAGAACCCGACCTGGAAGGGGCCGTTCGTCATCGCATGGGCCGGAATGCGGGGCGTGGTCTCCCTGGCCATCGCCTTCTCCATCCCGCTCACCATGCACGACGGCGAGGAGCCCTTCCCGCAGCGCAACCTGATCCTCTTCCTGACCTTCACGACGGTCATCGGGACCCTGGTGGTGCAGGGCCTGACCCTGCCGCCGCTGATCCGGCTGCTGAAGTTCCCCGGGCGGGACGCGCAGACCGAGACGCTCGCCGAGGCCAACGCCCAGGCGCAGGCCTCCAGGGCCGCCGAACGGCGCCTGGACGAGCTCCTCGCCGACGAGCGCAACGCCCTGCCCGCCCCGCTCGCCGACCGGCTGCGCATCGTCCTGGAGCGACGCCGCAACGCCGTCTGGGAGCGGCTCGGGCAGGCCAACCCCGTCACCGGAGAGTCCGTCGACGACACCTACCGGCGGCTGTCGCGGGAGATGATCAGCGCCGAGCGCGAGGTGTTCGTCAAGCTCCGGGACGGCCGCTACATCGACGACGAGATGCTGCGGACCCTGCTGCGCAGACTGGACCTGGAGGAGGCGGCCGCCTTCCGGGAGGCCGCGTGA
- a CDS encoding UBP-type zinc finger domain-containing protein, whose protein sequence is MKQCTHADALPHPEPGPLSETCPECLAEGLDPVQLRLCLSCGHVGCCDSSPGRHAAEHHKESGHPVMRTHEPGETWRWCFVDHVLV, encoded by the coding sequence ATGAAACAGTGCACGCACGCCGACGCGCTGCCGCACCCCGAACCCGGCCCGCTCAGCGAGACGTGTCCGGAGTGCCTGGCGGAGGGCCTGGATCCGGTGCAGCTGCGGCTGTGCCTCAGCTGCGGTCACGTCGGCTGCTGCGACTCCTCGCCGGGACGGCACGCGGCGGAGCATCATAAGGAGTCCGGTCATCCCGTGATGCGGACCCACGAGCCCGGGGAAACCTGGCGTTGGTGCTTTGTCGACCATGTCCTGGTGTGA
- a CDS encoding ATP-binding protein, with amino-acid sequence MSQIAGEPATQDFVEVRLPAAGAYLSVLRTATAGLAARLDFTLDEIEDLRIAVDEACAILLQQAVPGSVLSCVFRLVDDSLEVTVSAPTTDGHAPSRDTFAWTVLSALAGKVSSAVDKDKTVSISLYKQRGAGPGPA; translated from the coding sequence GTGTCCCAGATCGCAGGCGAGCCCGCGACCCAGGACTTCGTGGAAGTCCGGCTGCCGGCCGCGGGTGCCTACCTGTCGGTGCTGCGTACGGCCACGGCCGGTCTCGCGGCCCGTTTGGACTTCACCCTCGACGAGATCGAGGACCTGCGCATCGCGGTGGACGAGGCCTGCGCGATCCTGCTTCAGCAGGCCGTGCCCGGCTCGGTGCTCAGTTGTGTCTTCCGCCTCGTCGACGACTCACTCGAGGTCACCGTCTCGGCACCGACCACCGATGGCCATGCCCCTTCAAGGGACACCTTCGCTTGGACCGTCCTGTCCGCCCTCGCGGGCAAGGTCTCCTCTGCCGTGGACAAGGACAAAACCGTTTCGATCAGCCTCTACAAACAGCGCGGCGCGGGACCCGGGCCGGCGTGA
- a CDS encoding RNA polymerase sigma factor SigF: MRDEERSTRELPAESTGPSGPSGARRMADGIDGIPEQARPHPEDDSAGAVLPGGGRPDRDSAVRSAPPGAGIATSPAQGGAPTRAKPRVTEEARARGRATGGTMSEHERHSEDQKPRAHHTQGGQHGSPDRSGAREMFLKLRTLESTSPEYAELRNQLVRMHLPLVEHLARRFRNRGEPLDDLTQVATIGLIKSVDRFDPDRGVEFSTYATPTVVGEIKRHFRDKGWAVRVPRRLQELRLALTTATAELSQLHGRSPTVHELAEKLGISEEEVLEGLESANAYSTLSLDVPDTDDESPAVADTLGAEDEALEGVEYRESLKPLLEDLPPREKRILLLRFFGNMTQSQIAQEVGISQMHVSRLLARTLAQLREKLLVEE; the protein is encoded by the coding sequence GTGCGGGACGAAGAGCGCAGCACACGAGAGCTGCCGGCCGAGAGCACGGGCCCGAGCGGCCCGAGCGGTGCCCGGCGCATGGCGGACGGCATCGACGGCATCCCCGAGCAGGCCCGCCCGCATCCCGAGGACGACTCAGCGGGGGCCGTCCTCCCGGGCGGCGGGCGGCCGGACCGGGACAGTGCCGTACGGAGCGCGCCTCCGGGCGCGGGGATCGCCACCTCCCCGGCCCAAGGGGGTGCCCCCACCCGCGCGAAGCCGAGGGTGACGGAGGAGGCGAGGGCTCGGGGAAGGGCGACGGGCGGGACGATGAGCGAGCACGAGCGACACTCCGAGGATCAGAAGCCGCGCGCCCACCACACACAGGGTGGACAGCACGGCTCTCCGGACCGCAGCGGGGCGCGCGAGATGTTCCTCAAACTGCGCACGCTGGAGAGCACCAGCCCCGAGTACGCGGAGCTGCGCAACCAGCTGGTCCGGATGCATCTGCCGCTCGTGGAGCATCTCGCGCGCCGCTTCCGCAACCGCGGCGAGCCGCTGGACGACCTCACCCAGGTCGCCACGATCGGCCTCATCAAGTCGGTCGACCGATTCGACCCGGACCGGGGTGTGGAGTTCTCCACGTACGCGACCCCCACGGTCGTGGGCGAGATCAAGCGGCACTTCCGCGACAAGGGCTGGGCGGTGCGCGTCCCGCGCCGGCTGCAGGAGCTGCGCCTGGCGCTGACCACGGCCACGGCCGAGCTCTCGCAGCTGCACGGCCGCTCCCCCACGGTCCACGAGCTCGCCGAGAAGCTGGGCATCTCGGAGGAGGAGGTCCTCGAGGGCCTGGAGTCCGCCAACGCGTACTCCACGCTGTCCCTGGACGTCCCCGACACCGACGACGAGTCCCCGGCGGTCGCCGACACCCTCGGCGCCGAGGACGAGGCGCTGGAAGGCGTGGAGTACCGGGAGTCGCTCAAGCCGCTGCTGGAGGATCTCCCGCCGCGCGAGAAGCGGATCCTGCTGCTGCGGTTCTTCGGCAACATGACCCAGTCGCAGATCGCGCAGGAGGTCGGCATCTCCCAGATGCACGTCTCCCGGCTGCTGGCACGCACGCTGGCGCAGCTGCGGGAGAAGCTCCTCGTCGAGGAGTGA
- a CDS encoding diacylglycerol/lipid kinase family protein, protein MRALLVVNPAATTTSARTRDVLIHALASEMKLEAVTTEYRGHARDLGRHAADSDDIDLVVALGGDGTVNEVVNGLLHAGPAPERLPGLAVVPGGSTNVFARALGLPNDAVEATGALLDALRDGSERTVGLGLTSGTPGTEDEAVPSRWFTFNAGLGFDAGVVGRVEQHRERGRKSTHALYVRQVVRQLLGEPNRRNGTITLERAGEDPITDLVLSIVSNTSPWTFLGNRPIYAAPKASFDTGLDLFGLSRLSTAAVARYGTQLLTSSPERGPHGRHATSLHDLTEFTLHSKVPLPLQMDGDHLGLRTSVTFTGVRRALRVIV, encoded by the coding sequence ATGCGTGCACTTCTCGTGGTCAATCCGGCGGCAACCACCACAAGTGCGCGCACACGCGACGTACTGATCCATGCGCTCGCCAGCGAGATGAAGCTGGAGGCCGTCACCACCGAGTACCGCGGCCACGCGCGCGACCTGGGCCGGCACGCGGCCGACAGTGACGACATCGACCTGGTGGTGGCCCTCGGCGGCGACGGCACGGTCAACGAAGTGGTCAACGGCCTCCTGCACGCCGGCCCCGCCCCGGAACGTCTGCCCGGCCTCGCCGTGGTCCCGGGCGGCTCCACCAACGTCTTCGCCCGCGCTCTGGGTCTGCCCAACGACGCCGTGGAGGCCACCGGCGCCCTGCTGGACGCCCTGCGCGACGGCAGCGAGCGCACCGTCGGCCTGGGTCTGACCTCGGGCACGCCGGGCACGGAGGACGAGGCGGTGCCGTCCCGCTGGTTCACCTTCAACGCGGGGCTCGGCTTCGACGCCGGTGTGGTGGGCCGCGTGGAGCAGCACCGCGAACGCGGCAGGAAATCCACACACGCTCTCTACGTGCGCCAAGTGGTGCGCCAGCTGCTGGGTGAGCCGAACCGCCGCAACGGGACGATCACGCTGGAGCGTGCCGGCGAGGATCCGATCACCGATCTGGTGCTGTCCATAGTCTCGAACACCTCGCCATGGACGTTTCTGGGCAATCGCCCGATCTACGCGGCGCCTAAAGCCTCGTTCGATACCGGCCTCGATCTCTTCGGTCTCAGCCGCCTGTCCACTGCGGCAGTTGCCCGGTATGGCACCCAGTTGCTCACTTCGTCCCCCGAGCGTGGACCCCACGGCAGGCACGCCACCTCTCTGCACGACTTGACAGAGTTCACCTTGCATTCGAAGGTCCCGCTCCCCCTCCAGATGGACGGCGACCACCTGGGGCTGCGAACAAGCGTGACGTTCACAGGCGTACGCCGTGCACTGCGTGTGATTGTGTGA
- a CDS encoding WhiB family transcriptional regulator, with translation MDWRHNAVCREEDPELFFPIGNTGPALLQIEEAKAVCRRCPVMEQCLQWALESGQDSGVWGGLSEDERRAMKRRAARNRARQASA, from the coding sequence ATGGACTGGCGTCACAACGCCGTTTGCCGCGAGGAAGACCCCGAGCTCTTCTTCCCCATCGGCAACACCGGTCCTGCGCTGCTGCAGATCGAGGAAGCCAAGGCCGTCTGCCGTCGCTGCCCGGTTATGGAGCAGTGCCTGCAGTGGGCGCTCGAGTCCGGCCAGGACTCCGGCGTCTGGGGTGGTCTCAGCGAGGACGAGCGTCGCGCCATGAAGCGCCGCGCCGCCCGCAACCGGGCCCGTCAGGCCTCCGCCTGA
- a CDS encoding sensor histidine kinase, which produces MNELVRQHTALDDTDLEWLHLLVSEWQLLSDLSFADLVLWVPTSDGTRYVSVAQMRPNTGPTSYQDDMVGHLVPRGRRPMLDAALDEGRIVREGDPEWREEVPVRVESIPVRREGRVLGVIARNTNLLTVRTPSRLELTYLQSASDLAQMIAAGSFPFANQQLDMDASPRVGDGLIRLDADAIVQYASPNALSAYHRLGLASDLVGQHLGKTTAELAPTRGPVDEALAKVASGWAPREFEIEAIDGVIQFRAIPLKPKGTRIGSLVLLRDVTELRRRERELITKDATIREIHHRVKNNLQTVAALLRLQARRIESDRGREALEEAVRRVGSIAIVHETLSQNLDERVEFDDIADRVLAMVAEISPGKVAGRRTGRFGILDAEVATPLSMVLTEVLQNALEHGFREGDTGSVEVSAVRGGTAKEARLLVTVQDDGVGLPEGFDPHTAGNLGLQIVRTLVEGELGGTFDMVPAPERGTRVILDIPVRSQK; this is translated from the coding sequence ATGAACGAACTCGTACGCCAGCACACCGCACTCGACGACACCGATCTCGAGTGGCTGCATCTGCTGGTCTCGGAGTGGCAGCTGCTCTCCGATCTCTCCTTCGCCGACCTGGTCCTGTGGGTCCCCACCAGCGACGGCACCCGGTATGTCTCGGTGGCCCAGATGCGGCCCAACACGGGTCCGACCTCGTACCAGGACGACATGGTGGGCCACCTCGTGCCGCGCGGCCGCCGCCCGATGCTGGACGCCGCACTCGACGAGGGCCGCATCGTGCGCGAGGGAGACCCGGAGTGGCGCGAGGAGGTTCCCGTCCGGGTCGAGTCGATCCCCGTACGGCGGGAGGGGCGTGTGCTCGGCGTCATCGCGCGCAACACCAACCTCCTCACCGTGCGGACACCGAGCCGCCTGGAACTCACCTATCTGCAGAGCGCTTCCGACCTGGCGCAGATGATCGCGGCCGGGTCCTTCCCGTTCGCGAACCAGCAGCTCGACATGGACGCCTCGCCCCGGGTGGGCGACGGCCTGATCCGGCTCGACGCCGACGCGATCGTCCAGTACGCCTCCCCGAACGCCCTGTCCGCCTACCACCGGCTCGGCCTCGCCTCCGACCTCGTCGGCCAGCACCTCGGCAAGACGACCGCCGAACTCGCCCCGACCCGGGGTCCGGTGGACGAGGCGCTCGCCAAGGTCGCCAGCGGCTGGGCGCCGCGCGAGTTCGAGATCGAGGCCATTGACGGGGTCATCCAGTTCCGCGCGATCCCGCTCAAGCCGAAGGGCACCCGTATCGGTTCCCTCGTGCTCCTCCGGGACGTCACCGAACTGCGCCGCCGTGAGCGCGAGTTGATCACCAAGGACGCGACGATCCGGGAGATCCACCACCGGGTCAAGAACAACCTCCAGACGGTGGCGGCGCTGCTCCGCCTCCAGGCCCGGCGCATCGAGTCCGACCGTGGCCGCGAGGCCCTCGAAGAGGCGGTGCGGCGCGTCGGATCGATTGCGATCGTGCATGAGACGCTCTCCCAGAACCTGGACGAGCGGGTGGAGTTCGACGACATCGCCGACCGTGTGCTGGCCATGGTGGCGGAGATCTCCCCGGGCAAGGTCGCGGGCCGGCGCACCGGCCGCTTCGGCATTCTCGACGCCGAGGTGGCCACCCCGCTGTCGATGGTGCTGACCGAGGTGCTGCAGAACGCACTGGAGCACGGCTTCCGTGAGGGCGACACCGGCTCGGTCGAGGTCTCGGCGGTCCGCGGCGGCACGGCCAAGGAGGCCCGACTGCTGGTCACCGTCCAGGACGACGGGGTCGGTCTGCCGGAAGGGTTCGATCCGCACACGGCCGGCAATCTCGGCCTGCAGATCGTGCGGACCCTGGTGGAGGGCGAGTTGGGCGGCACATTCGACATGGTCCCGGCCCCGGAGCGCGGCACCCGCGTGATCCTCGACATCCCGGTGCGGTCGCAGAAGTAG
- a CDS encoding TetR/AcrR family transcriptional regulator: protein MVNDDGTAQASKGSETASARVAGDGKARTRPRGRPRSFDRETALEKALLAFWEHGYEATSVSDLTRVMDIGAPSLYAAFGDKRSLFEEVVHVYGARYGSFTDRALAEEPTARAAVERTLREAATAYTEPGHPHGCLVVHAAANCSNLEVEQSLRDRRNANIAAFESRIRADVAAGVLPPATDAAALARHTGAMIQGMSQQARDGASREELEAVAEIALSIWPRTGTHTG from the coding sequence ATGGTGAACGACGACGGAACCGCCCAGGCCTCGAAGGGGTCTGAAACCGCGAGCGCGCGAGTCGCCGGGGACGGCAAGGCCAGGACCAGGCCCCGCGGCCGCCCCCGTTCCTTCGACCGGGAGACCGCGCTGGAGAAGGCCCTCCTGGCCTTCTGGGAGCACGGCTACGAGGCCACGTCCGTCTCCGATCTCACCCGCGTCATGGACATCGGCGCCCCCAGCCTCTACGCCGCCTTCGGCGACAAGCGGTCCCTCTTCGAAGAGGTCGTCCACGTGTACGGCGCGAGATACGGATCCTTCACCGACCGCGCCCTCGCCGAGGAACCCACCGCGCGGGCCGCCGTCGAGCGCACCCTGCGCGAGGCCGCCACCGCGTACACCGAACCGGGCCACCCGCACGGCTGCCTCGTCGTCCATGCTGCGGCGAACTGCTCGAACCTCGAGGTGGAACAGTCATTGCGGGACCGCCGCAACGCCAACATCGCCGCCTTCGAGAGCCGCATCAGGGCCGACGTCGCCGCCGGCGTGCTGCCGCCGGCCACCGACGCCGCCGCCCTGGCCCGTCACACCGGAGCGATGATCCAGGGCATGTCGCAACAGGCACGCGACGGGGCGAGCCGGGAGGAACTGGAGGCGGTCGCGGAAATTGCCCTCTCCATCTGGCCCCGCACAGGAACCCACACAGGCTAG
- a CDS encoding SDR family oxidoreductase, whose amino-acid sequence MGVLTGRTALVTGASRGIGRGIAERLGRDGARVAVHYGRNETAAKDTVTAIERAGGSAFALGVELGVPGDAEALWAEFDRHADGLDILVNNAAIGNTRPIGQLEEREYDEVFAVNVKAPFFILKHGMTRLRDNGRVVNISSGLARSAAMPDNMAYAMTKGALDVFSRDLSKVLGHRGITVNSVAPGIIDTDNTAELLRGTPDGWAKAAAISALGGVGEPAEVADVVAFLVSDGGRWVTGSWVDVTGGSLT is encoded by the coding sequence ATGGGCGTGCTCACGGGCAGGACCGCACTGGTCACGGGGGCGAGCAGGGGCATCGGACGAGGCATCGCCGAGCGGCTGGGACGCGACGGTGCACGGGTCGCGGTGCACTACGGCAGGAACGAGACGGCGGCGAAGGATACGGTCACGGCGATCGAGAGGGCCGGGGGCTCGGCGTTCGCGCTGGGCGTGGAGCTGGGGGTGCCGGGGGACGCCGAGGCACTGTGGGCGGAGTTCGACCGGCACGCGGACGGGCTGGACATCCTGGTGAACAACGCGGCGATCGGCAATACGCGGCCGATCGGGCAACTGGAGGAGCGGGAGTACGACGAGGTCTTCGCGGTGAACGTGAAGGCGCCGTTCTTCATCCTCAAGCACGGCATGACGCGCTTGCGGGACAACGGCCGGGTCGTCAACATCTCGTCGGGGCTGGCCCGCTCGGCGGCGATGCCGGACAACATGGCCTACGCGATGACGAAGGGCGCGCTGGATGTCTTCTCTCGCGACCTGTCCAAGGTGCTGGGGCACCGGGGTATCACGGTGAACTCGGTGGCCCCGGGGATCATCGACACGGACAACACGGCGGAACTGCTGCGTGGCACGCCCGACGGCTGGGCGAAGGCCGCGGCGATATCGGCACTGGGCGGTGTGGGTGAGCCTGCCGAGGTCGCCGACGTGGTGGCGTTTCTGGTGTCGGACGGGGGGCGGTGGGTGACGGGCAGTTGGGTGGATGTGACGGGGGGTTCGCTCACGTAG
- a CDS encoding SIS domain-containing protein, protein MTAAATPDPLGELPGRTMAREMAEQPAVLRRILSEGAPAIQDVARRIAARAPRFVLLTARGTSDNAALYAKYLLEIRLGLPCGLTSMSTTTAYGARPDLTDVLVVTVSQSGGSPDLVASTRAAREAGAITLAVTNNPDSPLAGVSEHHIDIMAGPEKALPATKTYTASLLALYLFVEGLRGGDGAPAQVLPDLAEQLLARQDEVRALAARYRFAERMVITSRGYGYPTAKEAALKLMETSYIPALSYSGADLLHGPLAMVDNVSPVIAVVTDGKGGEALQPVLDRLRGRGADLVVIGPGHQVEQASAGFVLPTGDVAEEVQPVLEIIPLQLLAYEVTIARGQGPDAPRALAKVTETR, encoded by the coding sequence ATGACAGCCGCCGCCACACCGGACCCCCTCGGCGAACTCCCGGGCCGGACCATGGCCCGTGAGATGGCGGAGCAGCCCGCCGTCCTGCGGCGGATCCTGTCCGAGGGCGCCCCTGCCATCCAGGACGTGGCCCGGCGGATCGCTGCCCGCGCGCCCCGCTTCGTCCTGCTGACCGCACGCGGCACCTCCGACAACGCCGCCCTGTACGCCAAGTACCTCCTGGAGATCCGGCTCGGTCTGCCCTGCGGACTCACCTCGATGTCCACGACCACGGCCTACGGCGCCCGGCCGGACCTCACCGACGTCCTCGTCGTCACCGTCAGCCAGTCCGGCGGCTCCCCGGACCTGGTCGCCTCGACCCGGGCCGCCCGCGAGGCCGGAGCGATCACGCTGGCCGTCACCAACAACCCGGACTCCCCGCTCGCCGGCGTCTCCGAGCATCACATCGACATCATGGCGGGGCCGGAGAAGGCCCTCCCCGCGACCAAGACCTACACCGCCTCCCTTCTCGCGCTCTATCTCTTCGTCGAGGGCCTGCGCGGCGGCGACGGAGCGCCCGCGCAGGTGCTGCCGGACCTCGCCGAGCAGTTGCTCGCCCGGCAGGACGAGGTGCGCGCCCTCGCCGCCCGCTACCGCTTCGCCGAGCGCATGGTGATCACTTCACGCGGCTACGGCTACCCCACGGCCAAGGAGGCCGCACTCAAGCTGATGGAGACCAGTTACATCCCCGCCCTCTCCTACTCCGGCGCGGACCTGCTGCACGGACCGCTCGCCATGGTCGACAACGTCTCCCCGGTCATCGCCGTGGTCACCGACGGCAAGGGCGGCGAGGCGCTCCAGCCCGTCCTGGACCGGCTGCGCGGCCGCGGCGCCGACCTCGTCGTCATCGGCCCCGGACACCAGGTCGAGCAGGCGTCGGCCGGCTTCGTCCTGCCCACCGGTGACGTGGCCGAGGAGGTCCAGCCCGTGCTGGAGATCATCCCCCTCCAGCTCCTGGCCTACGAGGTCACCATCGCCCGGGGGCAGGGCCCTGACGCGCCGCGGGCGCTGGCAAAGGTGACAGAGACCCGCTGA
- the nagB gene encoding glucosamine-6-phosphate deaminase, translating into MEVVIVPDAKAGGELIAEAMAKLLRRKPDALLGVATGSTPLPVYEALAAKVRSGAADVGRARIAQLDEYVGLPAEHPESYRSVLRREVLEPLGIGMDQFTGPDGTAEDVQGACEAYDKALSDAGGVDLQLLGIGTDGHIGFNEPCSSLASRTRIKTLTEQTRIDNARFFDGDIDQVPHHVITQGIGTILEARHLVLLATGEGKADAVAATVEGPIAAVCPASALQLHPHATVVVDEAAASKLKLADYFRHTYVNKPEWQGI; encoded by the coding sequence GTGGAAGTTGTCATCGTTCCGGACGCCAAGGCGGGCGGCGAGCTCATTGCCGAGGCCATGGCCAAGCTGCTCCGGCGCAAGCCGGACGCCCTGCTCGGTGTGGCCACCGGCTCGACGCCGCTGCCCGTGTACGAGGCGCTGGCGGCGAAGGTGCGTTCCGGTGCCGCGGACGTCGGGCGGGCACGGATCGCGCAGCTCGACGAGTACGTGGGGCTGCCCGCCGAACATCCCGAGTCCTACCGCTCGGTGCTGCGCCGCGAGGTGCTGGAGCCCCTCGGAATAGGGATGGACCAGTTCACGGGCCCGGACGGCACGGCGGAGGATGTGCAGGGGGCGTGCGAGGCCTATGACAAAGCGCTGTCGGACGCCGGAGGTGTGGACCTTCAGTTGCTCGGGATCGGGACCGACGGGCACATAGGGTTCAACGAGCCGTGCTCGTCGCTGGCCTCGCGGACGCGGATCAAGACACTGACCGAGCAGACCCGGATCGACAACGCGCGCTTCTTCGACGGCGACATCGACCAGGTGCCCCACCACGTGATCACGCAGGGCATCGGCACCATTCTGGAGGCCCGGCATCTGGTGCTGCTCGCCACCGGTGAGGGCAAGGCGGACGCCGTCGCGGCGACGGTGGAGGGGCCGATCGCCGCGGTATGTCCCGCGTCCGCCCTCCAGCTCCACCCGCACGCGACCGTCGTCGTCGACGAGGCCGCCGCGTCGAAGCTGAAGCTGGCGGACTACTTCCGGCACACGTACGTCAACAAGCCGGAGTGGCAGGGGATCTGA
- a CDS encoding helix-turn-helix transcriptional regulator, protein MSEQVHNRLAVVRAEHKVSRQSLAEAVGAHYQTIGYIERGQYNPSLDLALKISKFFGLPVEALFSLEPFRPLTDEVYGRNQP, encoded by the coding sequence ATGAGTGAGCAGGTGCACAACAGGTTGGCCGTGGTGCGCGCCGAGCACAAGGTGTCGCGCCAGAGCCTGGCCGAGGCAGTGGGAGCCCACTACCAGACCATCGGCTACATCGAGCGGGGGCAGTACAACCCGAGCCTCGACCTGGCGCTGAAGATCTCCAAGTTCTTCGGCCTGCCGGTCGAGGCCCTGTTCTCCCTCGAACCGTTCCGCCCGCTCACGGACGAGGTCTACGGGAGGAACCAGCCATGA